The genomic DNA GTCTTGGCCTTGGAAAGCGCCGGCAGAAGCATGCCAGCCAAAATAGCGATGATCGCGATGACAACCAGAAGTTCGATTAGCGTGAAAGCGCCGTGCCGTGCGGAAGGCAGCGAAGGGTTCGGTCCTCGGAGTGGCTTCATACCCTACGTCTATGTCTGATCGGGAGTCTTGGCAAGTCTTCGTTTCGGCGCCATTCAACCGTAACCGGTCCGCGGGGCCATGGCCTCCATTCACGGCCGCTACCGGTGGGCCGGAAGGCCGGACACGGCGGGCTTTCTCGACGCATCGCGCGCCAGACGGAGCGGAGAGGACGCTATCGGACAGTGATGCGGAGCGACCCCGATCATCGGGACGGGAAGACCCGGCCTTGATCGACGAGGAATCGGATCAGATCGTGCAGTTCATCTGGAGTCAGGCCCGCGGTGAGATCAACCGGACTGTCCCACCCAGCGCGCCGATCGCGACGGAGGCCGATCCGATTCCGGAAGGATTGAATTGGGATTTCTGGTGCGGGCCGTCACCTCTGCTGCCGTTCAAGACGTATTATCTGGGCGGTTGCCTGCGCTGGGGCCGCTGGCTCGCGTTCGGCGATGGCCATCTCGCGGACATGGGGGCGCCCGCGATCAATTTGCCATGGCGCGCGCTGGAATTGGGCGCTCCGCAACGGGTCTCCGTCCAGACGGCCGAGCCGTTCATGGACAGCTATCCTTCTGCGACCGATTTTCGCTGGGAATTCCCCGCGCGCGGGCAGTTTGCGTCCGTCACGGTCTGGTGGCACGACGGTCCCAAAGCGGGACCTCCGGTCGAACTGGGCAATGAATTGCTTTCCACCTACGGGAAAGTGCCGACCAACGGGGTGTTGTTTGCCGGCGAAAAAGGCCTGCTCTGCTCGGATGCCTGGGGCGTGGTGAAGATGAAAGGCGAATCCGAAGGCTGCGGCGTGCTTAATCACGAGGCGGGCCAGGCGGTCGCGGCCACCGGGCCGCGCGCCCCGAGGGACCACATGCAGGAATGGCTCGACGCCTGCAAAGGCGGGGCCGAGACGTTCCAGGGATTCGTCTCCAGCGCGGACATTGCGGAGGTGGCCATGGTGGGCATGGTGGCTCTGCGCTATGGCAAACCGATTGAATGGGACAGCGAAAAGATGCAGGCCAAAGGCGAGCCGGGCGCTGACCCGCTGATCCACCTGGAAGTGCGCAAGAAGTGGCTGTAGAGGATGGGTGGAATACATGAACGGCTCCCGGCCAATGGCCGTCGGCAGCGCAGCGAAAAGTGAGGGAGTGGGTTTTCAGCTCCGCAACTCCGCCTCCGCCATCAGTTTTGCCTTCAGTTCGGGCGCATCACCGAGGATGCGGAAGAACAGAGGCCGATTGAGGGACAGAAAGAGAGACGGAGTCATCGTCTTGATTGTGGCGTTGCGCACCTCTTGTTTAAGAAGCGCCACTTCGCCGAAGAAATCGCCGTCGGACAGGACAGCCACGCGCAACGATTCCCCGGTCGGGAGCCGCTTGTGCACCGCGACTTTGCCGCGCACAATCAGAAAGAACTTGTCCCCCGCATCGCCTTGCTCGAAGACCACCCGGTCGGCGGCCAACTGCTCGGAGTTGAATGCCTTTGCCAGTTCCGCATGCAGCGTCGACGGCAGATCTGACAGGATCGGGATCTCGCGGAGTTTTTCGGGACGAAGGACGGCTGATTCTCCATCCGCGGAAACCGTGAAACCCATCTGCTTCTGCCAGAGCCTGGCATAGACGCCGGCGCGCTCCAAAAGTTCCCGATGTGTTCCTTGCTCGACGAGTCGGCCGTGGTCAAAAACGCAGATGCTATCGTAATCCACCACACTCTGGAGGCGGTGGGTGACCGCGACGACCGTTCGGCCGCGCGACAGTTGTGCGACGGTTTGGTTCAAATTGGCTTCGGTGGCCGGATCCAACGCCGACGTCGCTTCATCGAGAGCCAGGATCGCCGGGTCCCGAATGATTGCGCGCGCGACGGCGATGCGTTGGCGTTGGCCACCGGAAAGTCTGCCTCCGCGCTCACCAACGACGGTGTCGTAGCCGTCCGGCAGGCTGCGGATGACATCGTGAATTTCCGCGGCCCTGGCGGCCACCTCGATTTCCTGGTCCGCAGCATCCAATCGGCCCAGCCGGATGTTCTCGCGAATGGTGGTATTGAAGAGAAAGCTTTCTTGAAAAACGACGGCCATTTGCCGACGCAACGTTTTTTCGGGGATGAGATTGGTCGCAATCCCGTCGATCGTGATGGAACCCAGAACCGGTTTATAGGAGCCCATGAGCAAATTGAGCACCGTGCTTTTGCCCGAGCCGCTGGGTCCGACGAAGGCGACGGACGCCCCCCGAGGGATGGTCAGATTGACGCCGGAAAGATTCAGGCCCTTGCCGTCGTAGCTGAAGCTGACGTTGCGAAAGTCGATCGCCTCCTGGAAGCGTGTGAAGGAGGCGGTGTGGGCGCTCACTTCGGAAGGCGCGGTGGGCGACTCCAAAAGCCGGTTCAGGTGTTGGATGGCGCCGCTGGCTTGGATCAAGGTCGGCACATACTGCGTCACGTAAGAAAGCGAATAACTCAAGGTAAGGAACAAGGTCTGAAAGGCGGTGAGAGTGCCGATGGAGATTTGATTGTGGTAGGCCATCAAGGTCCCGATGCCCAGAATGATGATCTGCAGGAAGACGACCGCGACGTTCGCGGTCCGTTCGACCAGCGCGTTGAGGAATCCCAGCCGGATCGATTTC from Verrucomicrobiota bacterium includes the following:
- a CDS encoding ATP-binding cassette domain-containing protein, coding for MKTQDSPRDGSGPPEVPEDTEGLYNTFRTLGKWSRPFTAQILLISAILLLEMGFSASVPISFKFLIDRALIGREQAWLYGILAGLAAAAVVISAVGFRRDYMYARVVAKLLENLRSLLFDRIQSQDMRFFSQTSSGEILVCFSGHLAAVENALTAAVPWGVLPALEICSSVVLLFCLDWRLASAAMLVFPMALMGPRAISPRATRTSYERREDEGSVVSTVQENLAARPVVIAFGLADVVREQFQKHNQNLLLKSIRLGFLNALVERTANVAVVFLQIIILGIGTLMAYHNQISIGTLTAFQTLFLTLSYSLSYVTQYVPTLIQASGAIQHLNRLLESPTAPSEVSAHTASFTRFQEAIDFRNVSFSYDGKGLNLSGVNLTIPRGASVAFVGPSGSGKSTVLNLLMGSYKPVLGSITIDGIATNLIPEKTLRRQMAVVFQESFLFNTTIRENIRLGRLDAADQEIEVAARAAEIHDVIRSLPDGYDTVVGERGGRLSGGQRQRIAVARAIIRDPAILALDEATSALDPATEANLNQTVAQLSRGRTVVAVTHRLQSVVDYDSICVFDHGRLVEQGTHRELLERAGVYARLWQKQMGFTVSADGESAVLRPEKLREIPILSDLPSTLHAELAKAFNSEQLAADRVVFEQGDAGDKFFLIVRGKVAVHKRLPTGESLRVAVLSDGDFFGEVALLKQEVRNATIKTMTPSLFLSLNRPLFFRILGDAPELKAKLMAEAELRS